Proteins co-encoded in one Armatimonadota bacterium genomic window:
- the pstB gene encoding phosphate ABC transporter ATP-binding protein PstB: protein MLETDALRVWYGDRAAVQGVTLKVPARRITAIIGPSGCGKSTLVRSLNRLNDLIPGARVAGRVLFWGQDVYAPDVDPVEVRRRIGMVFQKPNPFPTSVYDNVAFGLRLHYRLSRRDLDARVERALRQAALWDEVKDVLHRRSGLELSGGQQQRLCIARALAVEPEVLVMDEPCSALDPTATARIEELMTHLAREYTIVIVTHNLQQAARVSHFTAFLLDGHLVEAGPTAELFARPRDPRTEAYVTGRFG, encoded by the coding sequence GTGCTGGAGACTGACGCGCTACGGGTATGGTACGGAGACCGGGCCGCGGTGCAGGGCGTCACCCTAAAGGTCCCCGCGCGGCGCATCACCGCCATCATCGGGCCGTCGGGATGCGGCAAGAGCACGCTGGTGCGGTCCTTGAACCGCTTGAACGATCTCATCCCCGGGGCACGCGTCGCCGGACGAGTGCTGTTCTGGGGCCAGGACGTCTACGCCCCTGATGTGGACCCCGTGGAGGTCCGCCGCCGGATCGGCATGGTGTTCCAGAAACCCAACCCGTTTCCCACGTCGGTGTACGACAACGTCGCGTTCGGGTTGCGTCTGCACTACCGGCTCTCCCGCCGGGACCTGGACGCGCGCGTGGAGCGTGCGCTCCGGCAGGCCGCCCTGTGGGACGAGGTCAAGGACGTCCTGCATCGGCGCAGCGGCCTCGAGCTCTCGGGAGGACAGCAGCAGCGGCTGTGCATCGCCCGGGCGCTGGCCGTGGAGCCGGAGGTGCTGGTGATGGACGAGCCCTGCTCTGCGCTGGATCCCACTGCGACAGCCCGCATCGAGGAGCTGATGACCCACCTGGCCCGCGAGTACACCATCGTCATCGTCACCCACAACCTCCAACAGGCCGCCAGGGTTTCGCACTTCACCGCCTTCCTGCTGGACGGCCACCTGGTGGAAGCGGGCCCGACCGCCGAGCTCTTCGCCCGCCCCCGGGACCCGCGCACCGAGGCGTACGTGACCGGTCGGTTCGGATAA